A window of Gossypium hirsutum isolate 1008001.06 chromosome D13, Gossypium_hirsutum_v2.1, whole genome shotgun sequence genomic DNA:
tgaagatgaacaAAACCGGAAAAGAGtttttaactaatttgaacattatttaaattggaaatttttttatatttttactaaaatatcataatattaattaatttgaaccttatttaaatacatatttgttactttataatatcatgtctaaaatgaacattttattattcaaaagcactttttggcAATAATATCAAACACTATTTACTTTATAGATaatgaccataatacccctaTTTAATCTTGGTGGCTCGatgattttattatatatagactaaatagataatgaattaaataaaattaagtgaaaaataatttaaaatgactACAATATACCTATTTACTTTCACCACAAAAGGAGCTAGTTTcattatatgtataaattaaaggCAGCACAAAGTTAGaattattttgttataaaattcCTTAACcctattttgtttttcttaaaataaattcaGAGAGGAAACAAACACATTAAAGGTAAGTGagttggttttatattttatatatatcagGAGTGTATTTAAGGGTTGGtcccaaaaatgaaaaattatttttttatttcactcaacttataaattaatacatgatgaaattatattttaaccctcgaaataaaaaatatatatttaatcctttaaaattgatgaaattataatttaatatttttaacctctcaaaattttattattaattttcagctcttctggttctttattataaaatatatattgagacatttaataactataaaatatatcttttaaaaagttaatgtGATAAgatatttgatgaattatatattttttattgtattatttaaACATATGGGCCCCTTGGTAATGTCTGGTGGCTTTTatggttttatataaatttttctttattttttaaaagttgtttttagtaaaataaacataatataaattgtatttgttacaaaatattttagaattattttcttttgaaaattaaattttacttttgtaataaaataatattttataatattttatatagaaTTATAATGCCCAATgcctaattaaaaaataatttgaagttACATATAATACATGCATAAAAGTAGTGGGATATTGAAGCTAAAACgaataaataaattactaaaatatttatgttttataatataaaatatttattactaaatatttataaagtgaaatataaattcattattacaatattaatataaaacatttttataagatattaagaatattatttaaaatttaaaattattattaatgttaaattttatattagaataaaattttaatattagataatcttattaaaataataaataacattaatgtttattatactattatatataaatatatatgttaataatattgtaaattataatattttagatcaatatttaatattttcaaataattataaaattaaaattaaaaaattattatttaaaccaTAGTCATTtaagttaattattatataaaaatcaatttacttgTAGGAGGTTTCTCTTTTAAAGAGAACGTAGGCTTTTTAAAAAGTGAAGTCAATTGTTGGTTGAGTATTAGTTCGATTGGTATGGGCATTATTGTAAATACACGAGAACGTGGATTCTCGtgtgttgaagcgcattatcctcctatttataagtTGGATAGGGGATTTGGGTAGTTTTAtatattgtgtcaaaaagagcagatatgatcaaaacctCAGTTCTTTTATCAGTTCAATTTTTTTGCAAACCTTGAGATATTATTTCAACGAGGGATGAACAAAAATCTAGAACTTTGATTCAAAATTATCTTGATTCATCCACCAATGAGGAGTTACCAAAACATTTGACCTTTCACACATTACAATATAAAGGATTAGTCAATCAAAATAATAGATAGGAAATGGGTtggtttgaaaataaataaatggattgCTTGTAGTAGAATATTATTCTCGTTAGACTTAAACCtaactaaaataacaaaacaaaggTTCTGCCCTCTTTTCACTTGAGTTAAGGTTAAGTAAAGGAAGACAGGGGAATGGGTTTGATTCGGAGATTTTTCTCCTATTCATGTATGATAGATACATAAGGAGATTCTCATCCCTTGTATGCTATTTTACGTATTCCATATTAAAAAGGAATTGGGAATAGAGAATCCATACTAAAGAAGGGTCTAATTCTTTAGTATATGTTCTTATTTGATTTGATACAATGTAGTCAGTTACAAAGGCTAATTAGGTGAAGGTGCGGAAAGAGAAGGATTCGAACCCTTGGTAAGTAAGAGTCTACATAGCAGTTCCAATGCTACGCCTTGAACCACTTAGCCATCTCTCCTATATAATTATTATGGCCGATACATGAGTGAATAGCGAGTTATTTATATTAGATTGTTCGATAGATACGAACAATATCAATTCTAACTAGGAAACTTGctataaaaatagaaaacttttcatcacttttttttatcactttttctTTAGCCTCCAGGctcaaagaattaaaaaaaatggaatgggtctacttttatgttattttgtactGTACACTTCCTTTGTTTGTGAGATCATTTTATTTTCTCACTAGGGGTAATGAAAAGAGTTATAGAATGGATTGCTACCTATGCCTAGATCGCAGATAAatggaaattttattgataagaTCTTTTCAATTGTAGCCAATATCTTATTATGAATAATTTCGACAACTTCGGGAGAAAAAGAGGCATTTACTTATACAGAGATGGTgcgatttgattattattattatatattttactttatttattatttacttttttatttactttaccaCTCTTAGTCTTAGGAAAAAGACACATTATTCAGAATAGAAAAAAGGCtattgaaaacaaaaaagaaatctaCGCTTGTTGAAGGTGAAGTTTATAAATAAAGTAATTCCTTCTGTCGTGTATCCCCGATTAATACAACCTCAGATGCTTCAATTGCTGATTCGAGTATTGAGCGAAAGGTTACACCTATGGGTCTGTATTGTGGGTCAACCCTACTATACTAGTACCAATAGGTGGCATAGAGGAATAAGCACTACGCCTAGGAATCAACAACACGAAAACTTTGTTATTAATGATTCCCTTTCTTTATCGGGATCGGAACTAAGAGAAATGGTTGGGACAACAAACATCCATCTTGTTCGTACTTTGGATACCCAAATAACCATCAAAGATTGTTGAAGTAACTAATTTCTGGAAATTAAGGAGCGTTGAGAACAAAGAAATTGTTGgagtttacttttttatttagTACGAACACGCTTGATGTTAACAAAAGATATATCTACTAATATGTACTAACTACCTTGATTTATTAtgattcatattttttaaaaatgtttttcgTAAACTACACTTATAGTCACTCAAAAATAGGGTTTGTCCTATTCGGTCACTCCaaaattttttctcaatttaatccttctaaaTAAGATAAGTATGTGAATTAGTCACCaccattaaaatttttgttttcttttagtaGATTGTTGATGTGGCACATTAACACATTGAGTGATTGACACGTGGTTTTTTTGTTGGCTTTTTACTAAAGCTTACAGACCTCATTATAATTAATCCAAAACTTTTTCTCCTAAACTTTagtcaatagtcaaacatgaaaatgTCATGTGTCTATCACTCAATGGGCTAATATACCATGTCAACAACCtgttaaaagaaaataacaatTGATAGTGACTAATTTACACAATTATCttatttagaataaataaattgagaaaaaaatttggaGTGACCAAATAGGACAAACCCTATTTTTGAGTGACtataagggtgggtttggatgagcGATTGGGtgtggtgcggtgcgtttagcttactttttgtctcatgttacagtatcgctatagtatctaatctcaccgccacccctatttttacactaaccgtaggtaaacgcaccgcccatccaaactcaccctaagtgtagtttacaaaaaatatttttaaaaaagtatgaATCATAATAAATCAAGGTAGTTAGTATGTACTAGTAGATATATCATTTATTCCATTGAAATTGGTGCATATTGATATGAGTTTGTTTCGAtgaattgtttcaaatttattgataattttaaaatatatttaatatatgtatataaaatatttatgcatCAAATGATGCACAATATTTTAATGAaagtttttatcatttattactaTAACGGTAACAAAAtggaaattttatatttattaaattattcatgTATTAGTGTGCAATGTTTTGGTGAGCACGATCAGAATTGGGTGCAACAGGCTAATATGATTGATATGgatcaaaattttaattgatgtaaaaaaaattgattacatCAATTTATTACTGCAATGATCATcctattaattaataataaatgtataattttaaagaCCACCAATGAAAATGAAACTAGATTACGTGTGAATTTTACCTCGTAcggtattattattttatattttaataatttgtatcatttcatattatttataatacCCACTACAAGATTGTTATTTTTCCAATAATAAACCTCtgtattataatttatttggttttaagagagaaaaagaaaatctcCGCCGTCAGCTGTGTGAGTGTGTGACAGCGAGGGTTCTCCGTACAGCTTCTGACGGTATCTATAGGCTGTATGAAGAAAActccttattttttttaataaaaagaagaaataaaattgtGGTTCCAACATGAGACAGTAACGACTGAACAGTCATGTTAACCAATGAGGGATCGACAGCACATTCTTAATAAACCACTCTGGTTTTATCTACAAACCCACTCCCTTTCCCTAAaaccactttttttttctttttacttattttctttttcctattttttccCTGCATTTCCATTTCTATATATGTTGTGCATGTTTTCTCAGATACACTTCACATTTagcaaaagatttttttttttccaaCTTGGGTATTTTAACTTTACTCCATCTTCCTCCTCTTCCTTCTTCCTTTTTAGGATCTGGGTTTTTTCCCCCCAATTTTTTAAggttataaaaaaagaaaatggggAGAGGTAGGGTTCAGTTGAAGAGGATTGAGAACAAGATCAACAGGCAAGTTACTTTCTCCAAAAGGAGAGCTGGGTTGTTGAAGAAAGCTCATGAGATCTCCATCTTGTGTGATGCTGAGGTCGCTTTGATTGTCTTCTCCCACAAAGGGAAGCTCTTTGAATACTCCACTGATTCCTGGTATTTCCCCCCTTCATTctgggtatttttattttttgtaaaaagtATTCTCCAAGGTTTTGAGAAACAAAGATAAAGTTACTTTTGTTTTTTGGCTTTTAAACTAAAATAGATGTTTATGAAAGTGGTTTTTGAGGCACTGTCATTAGCAGTTTCTCCTGGATTTCATGCAATGGTTATAACaggtgaaaaaaaaattaaagaatattaCACAGTTCAGTAAAAAGTGTGACTATAACTATATCAGTAATAGAATTTACAAGTGTTTCAGAGATGTTGAAGTAGCAAAAGAATGGAAAGCTTTGAGGGGGAAGTTTGGCCTCATCTTGCTAAAACAAGGTTATTGACCAAcggatgatgaagaagaagcaaTAAAAAATTTCCCCTTATTTAAACTACAACTTTCTCAATTAGGAGAAAATACAAAGCATCCATTCTATggactaaattattaataccaAGTTATAAAAGAAGGGAAAAGCAACACTGAACTTTGTAATAAATTTTATCTTCTGTCATCTCAAAAGGTAAAATCATGCTATCAAACATATTTTCTTCTAAAGATAGtaaaacaaaacctaaaaaaTATGGCTatgttttttatgaaaataaatttgtttttacaatttatttttttggttttggaaCAGGGTTACTATCTTTGTCATCTTCTCTCCTTTGGGTGTTTCCTTTTAGTATTCATATTCCTTAGTCCTTACAAGCAACAACTGCTATACAtgtatcttcttcttcttcttcttcaccagCTCTTAAGGCCTAGACCCTCTTTGGCTTTTGAGAACTCTTTCATCCAACAACTGTCCAAGGCCAAAAAGAGGTATCTTTTTGGTAGTTAGAAAATTACGGATTTGACAATTTTTGTACAGAGGGAGTAGGGCTAGGGCTCCATGAGGGGTAGTTCCACACCTCAAATTTGAAGATTCCTTTTTGAACCCTAAACAAGCTAATAAACTGctttctaaaatttatatattccAATGGGCTCTTCTTTTAGCTGATTTAGTTACATGTATGTCACCAATAGCCAGTTACTGGTTCAAGTGAGAAAAGGAATAAAGGAAAATTATTTATAAAGCTTGATAACTAGGAAAAGAAAACTCTACAATTTGTGATTCAAGTTCTTCAGTTATATATTATAGATATGGTGTCTGTCTATTTATggtaattatttgaatttaaattaattgatatTTGATGCATATATccctttttttcattattttgattgagaatagttattttttaaataatttaaaataaaaatatcaaagctTAAAATGAAATGAAGGAAAATTGAACACTTTGGATTAGGCTTTATGATTTTATATGCTCTGGACTTATGGCGTGTTTGATAAAAAATCGAATCTTTTTAGTGAATTGAAAAggaatatttttttagaaaaatgttttgagaattttcaattaaaaaatgttGAATAGTATAAGTAGATAGATAACTTATTTATCACTTCGGTGCTGTtggctaaaatgaaaaattaagtattgaaaatttaagaattaattttatgttataaaatttggTTGATATAGCACTTAACATTAATTATGGAATATAATTAAATAGTTTGATAATTACatgtttaaaattataaaaaatttatatattacattttatccttaatttaaaacatttcacCTTATTTCAAACCAaagtgaaatttaaaatttaaaatttttataggataatataatattaaaataaatgaataaaatagaattaattgaaaatattctcCTTTTAAGTAATAAGTAGTTCTTCTACCTTTTTTATTTCAGATTATTAGGCATGtgtacataattaaattattgaaaatattaattttcaattaatttaatatttccaATAGATTATCAAATAAGGCCTTACTAAAAATcttaagttgattttatttttttagaaattatattttaaataaattatcaaaataatagcttttccaaataaaaaaatatcaaactaatatgaaaaatttgtattaataagatttaaattatataacaaaaataggattaaatatgaaaaaataattttgaaaaataaaaaatttctattataaaaaataaatctatttactaattaatttttactaataagccaaataatttcataataaatttaaaggtagttgatttttcaatttatgcaacattgcataaattaaaatttacctacttaaatatttaaaatccaaaaccctaattttcaatGAGTTCATATACGGCATCTATATAGAGAAAGAGGAAAGGGCGGGGGGGGGTTCAAAGCAAGCTTGAATTGATTCTGTTATGACTCCAAGTATTTTATCACCTAAAAAGTAACGTAATTAATTGTGatccaaaaaaattataatttgatggctaatttaattattattttttgcccCCCATCCCTAACACAAATTTTATGACGTCGACTTAATCATATCACTACGATGTGTAAGGAATCAAGGGGTTTATGGTGTAAGGCACCGTTACCAAAGACTTATAGTTCCTAAGTCACTTatgaaaactgaaaaaaaaaacacacacacacacacacacacttttAGTTGCTTTAAGTCAGTTTGGTGATACTCAAAATCAGACAGGATTTGACTTCTGATTTTTTGAGGGTTGATTTCGACCTCTTTCAGCTTCCTTCCTCCATGCTGGTGACAGACGTGCTATTTTTTTTAACTGGATTTATGTTTAACTCATTAAAACTCTTAGAAGttaatataaacattttaatgTTTTAACCCTTAAGTCCTATCTTTTATAGATTACATCACGTAGTTCATTGCATATGAACTATGAAGCCATTAGTTGGAGTAAATGGAAATTAGTTGTTTGTGTgtgtatgcatgcatgtatgtatgtatggaaATTAGTATGGCATATGAAGCCATTAgaaatctatatatattatatgttttagattaaagtAAAAGTTATATAAGAAATTAGGGTACAATTAGTTTTACTTGGGAAAGAAAATATTGTGCCATTAAGACTGACATTTATTTTCTGTGATTATCTGCAACAGCATGGAGAAGATCCTTGAACGCTATGAAAGGTATTCTTATGCTGAGAGACAACTTGTTGCTACTGAGCCTGAATCTCAGGTACAACATGCCTTTCACGCCGTTAATTTTTGCCacttaattatattatattatattatataaatattgttTGCAAATAGCAGTTTGACAGCAAAAAGGGTTTGGGGGTATCTAAATTCTAAGTTAAAGTACATTTTTCTAGCTTTTAATTGTAGCTGTCTTCCAATGAGAGACTCTTAGTTTTTGCCTTTCGGTACATAAAACTAAATGAGCATTATTcaggtttttaaattattgggAATAGTAGATTGTGAAAAAGGGTTAAGATTTTGGCTGAAATTGTATTCAAAATTGAAACCTGTTTATGGACAGGGCAACTGGTCCATGGACTATAATAGACTTAAAGCTAAGGTTGAGCTCTTGCAGAGAAATCACAGGTACCTCTTAATTCAACTGATTACATTGTTGCTAAAGATGAACGagtgatttcctttttcaatgtTTATTTTACTCCAACTTAGGTTTGAATGTCAGATATTAGTGTATTCACCATATCCGAATACGAGTCAAACATGAAAGTTATAGAAAAAGAAAGTTGGACCAATTTAGCTGAACATAGTAATTTCCTGATATGTTGGTGAATTCTTAAACGTCTTCAGGCATTACATGGGAGAAGAATTAGAGTCATTGAGTCTCAAGGAGCTGCAGAATTTGGAGCAGCAGCTTGATACTGCTCTTAAACTTATTCGTTCAAAAAAAGTATGCTTTAAACAGCTTTCCTTTGTCCCATTATAGTCTTACAATTATAATTGTTACTGGTTTTAATGATGAAATTGTGGCCCTTTTTTTTTCCCTGCAGAACCAACTCATGTATGAGTCAATATCAGAGCTTCAGAGAAAGGTAAGGCCTTTCAGAACATATGCTTGTCAATCCTGGAGAGAATCATTATATGAACTTGGATGATCATATGTGATGTGATGGACAATTGAATGTGAATATAAGAAATCTAATTGTGGTCTTTATGTCAGGAGAAGGCAATACAGGAGCAAAACACCATGCTAGCAAAGCAGGTGACATACCCTTTTTCATGTTCAAGAtttcatcaaatttttttttcctttcccacTGTTGAATCATTTGTAAGAGTTTCGATGTGAAATTCAAATCCCAACATCTTAACATTTACAATCTATTTCCCTTTTTTTGTAAAAGAAGAACATGAACTAACAAATAACCTGTCTTGGCATGTAGATCAAAGAGAGGGAGAAGACAGTGGCGCAGCAACAGCAGCAACAGCAGCAGCAGCCGCAATGGGGGCAGCAAAACCATGGCCTCAACACATCATCCTTTCTGCTGCCACAGCCTCCTCCCTGTTTGAATATCGGGTAGCACCCCTCATTGGCATTCATCGTTAATGATATCTAGAGATGCATGAAAGGCATATGTTACTTGTGATGCAAGAAATAAAATCCTATCAACTGAAAACCGAATAATTTTGAAAACGTATGCCAAAGAAGATGGATCCACATAAGCTTTCGTTTTCTGTTGTCTATAATGAAGTGGCAAAAGCTTGGTTAAAAGATTTGATTGTTTATAGTTTACAATTTTTGCAGTGGCACATACCAGGAAGAAACAACAGAAATGAGGAGGAATGAACTAGACCTTACTCTGGAACCTATTTACTCATGCCATTTGGGATGCTTTGCTGCATGAAAATGGGTACAATTAATTTAACTATGCTTTTGGTTATATGTGAATATGGACATAGATCCATGCACTATGgttcttttctttaaaaaagaaaacagcATGAGAAAGGATAATTTGTTGGGAACTCATGCCTTTTGTCTGCTTTGTCTTgacatacatatatatgtgtatcGATGTCGATGATTAGTGTATTACTGGATCTTGTATTTCACTCGTGATTAACTGTCAGTTGCTGCCTTTGAAGAtacaattttcataatttcttgGTGATTATATCAAGCAATTAGACTAAATCTTCTTTTCAGTGAAAAACTAAAGTACATAATTTCTTTAAGTATAAATGGCAATGCAGGAACCTATATCTCTTTCTCATCAACTACAAAACTGGGAAAAAAAACTATTGAAATGTACCCTCAAAAATCATACGTTCATCTTTGGTTAATGGTGTCTCCTGTGATCCAATTTCTGCTTCACcaaacatcatcatctgcaaaaTCAGTCCATAATCAGTTATATGATGTAGGAAAATATGGCATTAGAAGACTATATAGAATCCCCATTTTTACATGATATAAAGAGCTAACAGCTCCGGTTTAGTATTCGATTCTCGACATTTGATGATTGGAAGAAAGAAATGGGATCTTAATGGCAGAAGTTAGAACAGAAAATGGAGTAATTGCAGAACCTTGTAGAAACAAATTACCTTTCCACAAATAGGACAGTTTTCGGATCTCTCCATCCACTCATATATGCAACCAAGGTGGTAAGTGTGGGAACATTGAAGAACTATTCTTGGATTTTCAGGAATGTAATCTGATATAGGACATCAAGAGAGGGTAACCAAAGTAAGCCAATGTCTCATTTAATGGCTTCCATTTGTATAAGCTGGTTAGGGAATCAGCAATTGAAAAGGTTACCTTCAAGACATGTGGGGCAAACATTTTCATCTTCTAATGATCCATAGCCACAACCAACTTCAGTTTCAGATTTATCGTGTGAGAACTTCAATTGAGATTCGCATTTAACTCCAGCTGATTTGTTTCCTATACTTGCGTGTTCCGTGTGATTGAGTCGATAATCCTCTCTTCCTTCGATCCGATCGTACTCGTAGGAGGGTGTCGTATCAGCTTCGGAATGCAAGACCCTTGCAGTATGTGTGATGATATTGTTAAATGCAGCATTAGAATCCAAAGGGGCTGACACTTGAGAATTCGAAGCGGGGAATCCGATTGCTCGTTGCTCCTTACTCCGGTaaactgaggatcaaattaataAGCCCCGGTGAAGCTAAAGATCAAAGAAGCATTATAGGAAATTGCTATCAGAAAACAAATATTATTAGATTCCTTGAAACTTTTCATCAAAGGAATAGTCAGTAGCCAATGACTCAATCCAtaattgccaaaaaaaaaaaaaagaaccttgTCTAAATTGCAGGTGTTTT
This region includes:
- the LOC107918831 gene encoding truncated transcription factor CAULIFLOWER A-like, yielding MGRGRVQLKRIENKINRQVTFSKRRAGLLKKAHEISILCDAEVALIVFSHKGKLFEYSTDSCMEKILERYERYSYAERQLVATEPESQGNWSMDYNRLKAKVELLQRNHRHYMGEELESLSLKELQNLEQQLDTALKLIRSKKNQLMYESISELQRKEKAIQEQNTMLAKQIKEREKTVAQQQQQQQQQPQWGQQNHGLNTSSFLLPQPPPCLNIGGTYQEETTEMRRNELDLTLEPIYSCHLGCFAA